A portion of the Candidatus Poribacteria bacterium genome contains these proteins:
- a CDS encoding archease, with amino-acid sequence MKPYEYLEHTADMGLLVRGKNLSELLRNAARGLFETMAVVDTIDETESIEIQLTAESVEELFVAWLDELIFRHETAEIFFKQANIHRCSETEMSATVYGEPVNFDKHEVYTEIKSVTYHQLEVQQKPDGSWYAQVIFDL; translated from the coding sequence GTGAAACCGTACGAATACCTTGAACACACGGCTGACATGGGGCTATTGGTTAGAGGCAAGAATCTATCCGAACTCTTGCGGAATGCAGCACGAGGGCTCTTTGAAACAATGGCGGTCGTCGATACGATTGATGAAACGGAATCAATCGAGATTCAACTCACCGCCGAATCCGTGGAAGAATTGTTTGTGGCGTGGCTCGATGAGTTAATTTTTCGACATGAGACAGCGGAGATATTCTTCAAGCAAGCGAATATTCACCGGTGCAGCGAAACGGAGATGTCTGCAACGGTTTACGGTGAACCCGTAAATTTCGATAAACACGAGGTCTACACCGAAATCAAAAGTGTCACATATCATCAATTGGAAGTTCAGCAAAAACCCGATGGTAGTTGGTATGCGCAAGTGATTTTTGACCTCTGA